In one Brevibacillus composti genomic region, the following are encoded:
- the csaB gene encoding polysaccharide pyruvyl transferase CsaB, giving the protein MSRILISGYYGFNNAGDDVVLYGIISALRREQPNISLAVLSNQPERTTSLFGIPAYNRWSLPVIVRELMKSDMLVMGGGTLMQDVTSPRSVLYYLGIVTIAKMLGKPVVFYAQGFGPILKPISRTLIKQVVNRVDIITVRDFESGDDFQACGVTKAPIYVTADPAMTISPDDVSNERGRELLQGLFADLSKPLVAISVRDWKQEQAFKKVIARASDLFIAKGWNVLFLPMHFPSDLAPSREIIGMMDRPGAQLLDEAVTFHDIMSVLKQCDYVVGMRLHSLILACMLQTPFTGISYDPKIDRFVERAGMPSAGHITQLEESRLLPLLEERIARLNQEKAIIREHSLTLSREAAKSSELVLQALHRKK; this is encoded by the coding sequence ATGTCGCGTATACTCATCTCCGGGTATTACGGTTTCAACAATGCCGGAGACGATGTGGTCCTCTACGGCATTATCAGCGCGCTGAGGCGGGAACAACCGAATATCTCTCTGGCCGTGTTGTCCAATCAGCCTGAGCGGACAACTTCCCTGTTTGGGATCCCGGCGTACAATCGCTGGAGCCTCCCGGTCATCGTGCGCGAGCTGATGAAAAGCGACATGCTGGTGATGGGCGGCGGGACGCTGATGCAGGACGTCACCAGTCCGCGCAGTGTTCTCTACTATCTGGGAATCGTGACTATCGCCAAAATGCTGGGCAAGCCAGTCGTCTTCTACGCGCAAGGCTTCGGCCCGATTCTCAAACCGATCAGCCGCACGCTGATCAAGCAAGTCGTGAATCGCGTAGACATCATCACGGTTCGCGATTTCGAGTCCGGCGATGATTTTCAAGCCTGCGGGGTAACCAAAGCCCCCATCTACGTGACGGCCGATCCCGCCATGACCATCTCGCCCGACGATGTGTCCAATGAGCGGGGACGCGAGCTCTTGCAAGGCTTGTTTGCTGATTTGAGCAAGCCGTTGGTCGCGATCTCGGTCCGTGATTGGAAACAGGAGCAAGCCTTTAAAAAGGTGATCGCGCGCGCTTCCGACCTGTTTATCGCCAAAGGGTGGAATGTGCTGTTTTTGCCCATGCACTTTCCCAGCGATCTCGCTCCTTCCCGCGAGATCATCGGCATGATGGACAGGCCAGGCGCCCAGCTGCTGGACGAAGCCGTCACCTTTCACGATATCATGTCCGTGCTGAAACAGTGCGATTACGTCGTCGGCATGCGGCTCCATTCTCTTATCCTGGCCTGCATGCTGCAAACGCCGTTTACCGGCATCTCCTACGATCCCAAAATCGACCGTTTTGTCGAACGTGCCGGCATGCCGAGCGCAGGACACATCACGCAGCTGGAGGAGTCGCGCCTGCTTCCATTGCTGGAGGAACGCATCGCCCGGCTGAATCAGGAGAAAGCGATTATCCGGGAGCACTCGCTCACCCTGTCCCGGGAAGCTGCGAAAAGCAGCGAGCTGGTGCTTCAGGCTCTGCATCGAAAGAAATAA
- the ltrA gene encoding group II intron reverse transcriptase/maturase, translated as MNVTETGDKGSQLPTEGSPQKNSAEHEGYAGVHVPERIAETDDTNANESKERLLEKIISRDNLNEAFKRVKANKGSHGIDGMGVDELLQYLKENGETIKEQILAGRYRPNPVRRVEIPKENGKKRNLGIPTVVDRVIQQAIAQMLTPIYEQQFSDNSFGFRPKRSAHQAIRRSQQYIQEGYRYVVDMDLEKYFDTVNQSKLIEVLSRTIKDGRVISLIHKYLRAGVVVKHKFEETEVGVPQGGNLSPILSNIMLNELDKELEKRGHKFVRYADDLLIFCKSRRSAERTLTNILPYIEKKLFLKVNREKTVVDLAIRVKFLGFSFYNQRGQVKVRIHPKSIAKMKTRVKELTARSNGMGNEERAERLRRYIMGWVNYFKIADMKNLLQTTDEWMRRRIRMIYWKQWKRIRTKFEKLISFGIPKFKAWEYANTRKSYWRISNSPILAKALDNNTIKGLGFLFFSDYYRQVTA; from the coding sequence ATGAATGTTACCGAAACAGGAGATAAGGGCAGCCAACTTCCAACGGAAGGCTCACCGCAAAAGAATAGTGCGGAACACGAAGGATATGCGGGAGTGCACGTTCCTGAGAGGATAGCTGAAACCGACGACACCAACGCAAACGAGTCGAAGGAAAGGTTACTTGAGAAAATCATAAGCAGAGACAATTTGAACGAAGCGTTCAAAAGAGTCAAAGCGAATAAAGGTTCACACGGAATCGACGGGATGGGCGTAGATGAACTTCTACAATATCTCAAAGAAAACGGTGAAACCATCAAGGAACAAATCCTGGCGGGCAGATATCGCCCAAATCCCGTTCGAAGGGTAGAAATCCCAAAAGAGAACGGAAAGAAAAGAAACCTGGGCATCCCAACGGTGGTTGATCGAGTAATCCAGCAGGCAATTGCACAAATGCTCACGCCGATCTATGAGCAACAGTTCTCGGACAACAGCTTCGGGTTCCGACCCAAACGAAGTGCCCACCAAGCCATAAGGCGCAGCCAGCAATATATTCAGGAAGGCTACCGCTATGTTGTGGATATGGATCTAGAGAAATACTTTGACACCGTCAACCAAAGCAAGCTCATTGAAGTACTCTCAAGAACGATTAAGGACGGACGAGTCATTTCACTAATTCATAAATATCTTCGGGCAGGAGTTGTCGTGAAGCACAAGTTTGAGGAAACAGAAGTCGGCGTACCGCAGGGCGGGAATCTGAGTCCAATTCTCAGTAATATCATGCTGAATGAGTTGGACAAGGAGCTGGAGAAGAGAGGACACAAGTTTGTGCGATACGCAGATGATTTACTCATCTTCTGCAAGAGCAGACGAAGTGCCGAACGGACACTAACCAACATTCTCCCCTACATTGAAAAGAAGCTGTTCCTAAAAGTAAATCGGGAGAAAACCGTGGTGGACCTAGCCATTCGAGTGAAGTTTCTGGGATTCTCATTCTACAACCAACGAGGGCAAGTGAAAGTCCGCATCCATCCCAAATCCATCGCCAAAATGAAAACAAGAGTGAAGGAACTAACCGCAAGAAGCAATGGCATGGGAAATGAAGAGAGAGCCGAAAGGCTCAGACGCTATATCATGGGATGGGTCAACTACTTCAAGATTGCGGATATGAAGAACCTGCTCCAAACAACGGATGAATGGATGAGAAGAAGGATTCGAATGATCTACTGGAAACAATGGAAACGAATAAGGACAAAATTCGAAAAGCTGATCTCGTTTGGAATCCCAAAGTTCAAGGCATGGGAATACGCAAATACAAGAAAGAGCTACTGGAGAATCTCCAATAGCCCCATCCTCGCGAAAGCCCTCGATAACAACACCATTAAAGGCCTCGGATTTCTTTTCTTCTCAGATTATTATCGACAAGTGACTGCGTGA
- a CDS encoding thiolase family protein, producing the protein MEQVVIVGAGRTPIGTFGGALKDVSARKLAETVIKGVISKANLDPSQVNEVILGNCIQRSDEPNIARVAALDAGLGKEVTGFTVQRQCASGMQAIASGAAQIMLGESEVVIAGGVESMSNAPYVLKNARWGKRLTHGEMTDSMWELLTDPHHGILMGETAERLVDRYGITREEQDEIALRSQQNAIRAIDQGFFREEIIPVSVKKRGGDVLVDTDEHPRRDVTLEALAKLKPGFRGNGTVTPGNSSGLNDGASAVILMSERKAKEAGHTALGRIVSYAWAGVEPDLMGYGPVPAVKKALAKAGLTLADIDLIEVNEAFAAQYLAVEKLLELPREITNVNGSGVALGHPVGSTGCRIVVTMLHEMHRRQSRYGLASLCVGGGMGMAMIIERI; encoded by the coding sequence ATGGAGCAGGTAGTGATTGTAGGTGCCGGGCGTACCCCGATCGGTACGTTTGGCGGTGCATTGAAAGATGTAAGCGCTCGCAAATTGGCCGAGACGGTCATCAAGGGTGTCATCAGCAAGGCGAACCTCGACCCATCGCAAGTCAATGAAGTCATCCTGGGGAATTGTATTCAGCGCTCGGACGAACCCAATATCGCGCGCGTCGCTGCGCTGGATGCCGGTCTGGGAAAAGAAGTGACCGGCTTTACGGTGCAGCGCCAATGTGCATCCGGGATGCAGGCGATTGCCAGCGGGGCCGCGCAAATCATGCTGGGGGAATCGGAAGTCGTCATCGCGGGCGGGGTGGAGAGCATGAGCAATGCCCCTTACGTCTTGAAAAATGCCCGCTGGGGAAAAAGGCTGACACACGGAGAGATGACCGACAGCATGTGGGAGCTTTTGACCGATCCGCATCACGGCATCCTGATGGGCGAGACAGCGGAGCGCCTGGTGGACCGCTATGGCATCACCCGGGAAGAGCAGGATGAAATCGCGCTGCGCAGCCAGCAGAATGCGATCCGGGCGATCGACCAAGGCTTTTTCCGCGAAGAGATCATTCCGGTGTCGGTAAAAAAGCGGGGCGGAGACGTCCTCGTCGATACCGACGAGCATCCGAGGCGGGATGTGACGCTGGAAGCGCTGGCTAAGCTGAAGCCGGGCTTCCGCGGGAATGGAACCGTCACGCCGGGCAATTCCTCGGGACTCAATGACGGCGCATCGGCCGTGATCCTGATGAGCGAGCGCAAGGCGAAGGAAGCGGGGCACACGGCGCTGGGGAGAATCGTCTCCTACGCCTGGGCCGGCGTCGAGCCTGATCTGATGGGCTACGGGCCGGTTCCGGCAGTGAAAAAAGCCCTGGCCAAGGCAGGCCTTACGCTAGCGGACATCGATCTGATCGAAGTGAATGAAGCCTTTGCCGCCCAGTATCTGGCGGTGGAAAAGCTGCTCGAACTGCCGCGCGAGATCACCAATGTGAACGGGAGCGGAGTGGCGCTCGGCCATCCGGTCGGGTCGACAGGCTGCCGCATCGTCGTCACGATGCTGCACGAGATGCACCGCAGACAATCGCGATACGGGCTGGCCTCTCTCTGTGTCGGCGGCGGTATGGGAATGGCCATGATTATCGAGCGGATCTAG
- a CDS encoding phenylacetate--CoA ligase family protein produces the protein MPLTGSLIRNVQWPLMELIRQNRTRAYLQELREAQQLPAEALRKRQTSKLKQLLDHAVQKVPAYTEFAEEWRTSEEEPERFLQRIPLLDKCQFRENSHRFLMEGANPAELIANRTGGSTGEPTRFFLDRPTVERYEAARWLGLSWYGIRIGDPSVMIWGSPIELNQKEAHRYYLKERWLKNRVMISAYDLDERQILSHVGLIRRFRPAYLYGYASALALFAELMLQKGLRLGVPLKAVVSTAETLLDHQRQVMAEAFQAPVVNEYGARDGGIIAYQCPAGRMHAFSENCYLEVVDPVTGEPLPVGQAGALLVTDLYNRVMPRLRYQLGDVLALSPKTCLCGIRYPVIQEIDGRVDDMFVSLKGSFVHGHFINHLIRGLESFRTFQLVQHAPDRLTLRLVKHPERYRTEDETRVLSGIRDALGEVDVRVEYVDRIPPAASGKTRYAIRECPLTASPRV, from the coding sequence TTGCCCCTGACCGGTTCCCTGATCCGCAACGTACAGTGGCCGCTGATGGAGCTCATCCGGCAGAACCGCACCCGCGCCTACCTGCAAGAGCTCCGGGAAGCCCAGCAGCTGCCGGCCGAAGCGCTGCGGAAGCGCCAGACGAGCAAATTGAAACAGCTGTTGGATCACGCCGTGCAAAAAGTGCCGGCGTATACGGAGTTTGCCGAGGAGTGGCGGACGAGTGAGGAGGAGCCGGAGCGCTTTTTGCAGCGCATCCCCCTGCTCGACAAGTGCCAATTTCGCGAGAATTCGCACCGTTTTCTGATGGAAGGCGCAAACCCAGCCGAATTAATCGCCAACCGCACGGGCGGCTCGACCGGGGAGCCGACCCGCTTTTTCCTCGACCGGCCAACAGTGGAGCGCTACGAAGCAGCCCGCTGGCTCGGCCTGTCCTGGTACGGCATCCGCATCGGCGATCCCTCCGTGATGATTTGGGGGTCCCCGATCGAACTGAATCAAAAGGAAGCCCACCGTTATTATTTGAAGGAAAGATGGCTAAAAAACAGAGTGATGATCTCCGCCTATGATCTGGACGAACGCCAGATCTTGTCGCATGTCGGGCTCATCCGCCGGTTCCGCCCCGCCTATCTGTACGGCTACGCCTCCGCCCTCGCCCTGTTTGCCGAATTGATGCTGCAAAAAGGGCTCCGTCTCGGCGTTCCGCTGAAAGCTGTCGTCTCGACGGCAGAGACGCTGCTGGATCACCAGCGGCAGGTGATGGCAGAAGCCTTTCAGGCGCCGGTCGTCAACGAGTACGGCGCCCGTGACGGCGGGATCATCGCCTATCAGTGCCCGGCGGGACGGATGCACGCTTTTAGCGAGAATTGCTATCTCGAAGTAGTCGACCCAGTAACTGGCGAGCCGCTGCCTGTGGGGCAAGCCGGTGCCTTGCTGGTGACCGACCTGTACAACCGCGTGATGCCCAGGCTGCGCTACCAGCTCGGCGATGTGCTGGCTCTCTCGCCAAAGACCTGCTTATGCGGCATCCGCTATCCGGTCATCCAGGAGATCGACGGCCGCGTGGATGACATGTTCGTCTCCTTGAAGGGCTCTTTTGTTCACGGTCATTTTATCAATCATCTGATCCGGGGCTTGGAGAGCTTCCGGACGTTTCAGCTTGTCCAGCACGCTCCCGACCGCCTCACCCTCCGCCTGGTCAAGCACCCGGAGCGCTATCGGACAGAGGATGAGACCCGCGTCCTGAGCGGCATCCGGGATGCTCTGGGCGAAGTGGACGTCCGGGTGGAGTACGTCGACCGCATCCCCCCCGCCGCTTCCGGCAAGACGAGATACGCGATCCGCGAATGTCCGCTTACGGCGAGTCCGCGCGTTTAG
- a CDS encoding class I SAM-dependent methyltransferase — protein MSLSSQLLLRLNRFFPLPVHPFNLANDGRMSYTEWQFQKGEQTIQFFLDYHTQEQMFRDKTVLDIGCGGGGKTCYYGTYGPKEMIGIDIVPHYAEEGNAFAREKGLADRVRFLTADSAELPFADDMFDTIIMNDAMEHVDRPEKTLEECFRVLKPGGHLYINFPPYYHPYGAHLSDAIGIPWVHAFFSEQALIDAYKELVRDLPDGQDRISFRFGKTPDGRDTIAYINQMTIKRFRRIQQGVQHPAVYQREVPLREITAGLAKLPILREFFVKMVVCVYQKRA, from the coding sequence ATGTCTCTATCCTCTCAACTTTTGCTCCGTCTCAACCGTTTTTTTCCGCTGCCGGTGCACCCTTTCAACCTGGCTAATGACGGCCGGATGAGCTACACGGAGTGGCAGTTTCAAAAAGGGGAGCAGACGATTCAGTTTTTTCTGGATTACCACACCCAGGAGCAGATGTTCCGTGACAAAACGGTGCTGGACATCGGCTGCGGCGGCGGCGGAAAGACGTGCTACTACGGCACCTACGGCCCGAAGGAAATGATCGGGATCGACATCGTGCCGCACTACGCGGAGGAAGGCAATGCCTTTGCCCGCGAAAAAGGCCTGGCGGACCGCGTCCGCTTCCTGACAGCCGACTCTGCCGAGCTGCCATTTGCCGACGACATGTTTGACACGATCATCATGAATGATGCGATGGAGCATGTGGATCGGCCGGAGAAGACCCTGGAAGAATGCTTCCGCGTCCTGAAGCCCGGCGGCCATCTCTACATCAATTTTCCGCCCTACTACCATCCCTACGGGGCCCATCTCTCGGATGCAATCGGGATTCCGTGGGTGCATGCCTTTTTCTCCGAACAGGCATTGATCGACGCCTACAAGGAGCTGGTTCGCGACCTGCCGGACGGCCAGGACCGGATCTCCTTCCGCTTTGGCAAAACCCCGGATGGCCGCGACACGATCGCCTATATCAATCAGATGACGATCAAGCGCTTCCGGCGCATTCAGCAAGGCGTCCAGCATCCCGCCGTCTACCAGCGCGAGGTGCCGCTGCGGGAGATCACCGCGGGACTCGCCAAGCTGCCGATCCTGCGCGAGTTTTTCGTCAAAATGGTGGTCTGCGTGTATCAAAAAAGAGCATAA
- a CDS encoding putative polysaccharide biosynthesis protein, giving the protein MNDQRPQERLRLSHLPRMYKELSMVKNSFLAGAFILAFAGILSKVIGMFYRIPLQEIVGDNGLGLYQEVYPLYLTFLILATAGVPVALSRVIAEALAEGKRGAVSQILARSMVLMGGIGLILFAILYLSSPLIAGLMGNPHLVEPIRAISLSLLFVPLIAVIRGFFYGHQKMMYVGLSQIVEQSLRVAFILIASLYLVSLGEDTDTVITGVNFGTMISTMLSLVFLAFLLWLHRRKQPAASVSVNREWKRLNWWYDREFFLSMWRIAWPICISALVIPIFSLVDSFLAINIFRYVWHVDGLTADTWFGIYSRGGPLLQMASLFGSSIALSIVPAIAEAKRQGDVERVQTLTKLSLRFAWLIGLPAGLGLTAVAEGANLALYGDIEGTKAMAILGVSAIPLSLLLATNGILQGLGKEKWPAKNLVWGVLIKIAATLLFTSLMGIEGLAVSWLVATSIVFLLNIRLIGRLVRIEIHWKFDTLYPLFVSNLMLLLAWGTTEAVGYLLHWKARMLGAAETVAGVGVGLIVYLGLLLIIPLIHEKELDWLPGGGRLRTFMNALRRKKPSSSDLR; this is encoded by the coding sequence ATGAACGACCAGCGGCCGCAGGAGCGGCTGCGACTGAGCCATTTACCACGTATGTACAAGGAGCTTTCCATGGTGAAAAATAGCTTTCTCGCCGGTGCCTTTATACTGGCGTTTGCGGGAATCTTGTCTAAAGTAATCGGCATGTTTTACCGCATCCCCCTGCAGGAGATCGTGGGCGACAACGGTTTGGGCCTCTATCAGGAAGTCTATCCGCTCTATCTGACCTTCCTGATTCTGGCGACGGCCGGTGTGCCGGTGGCGCTCTCCCGCGTGATCGCCGAAGCGCTGGCGGAGGGGAAACGGGGAGCGGTCAGTCAGATCCTGGCCCGCAGCATGGTGCTGATGGGAGGAATCGGCCTCATCCTGTTTGCCATTCTGTACCTGAGCTCGCCCCTGATTGCAGGGCTGATGGGGAATCCGCATCTGGTCGAGCCGATCCGGGCGATCTCTCTCTCGCTACTGTTTGTCCCATTGATCGCGGTGATTCGCGGATTTTTTTACGGGCATCAAAAAATGATGTACGTCGGCTTGTCTCAAATCGTGGAGCAGTCCCTGCGGGTTGCTTTTATCCTGATCGCTTCCCTCTACCTGGTCTCCCTCGGAGAGGATACGGACACGGTGATCACCGGCGTCAATTTCGGAACGATGATCAGCACCATGCTCAGCCTGGTTTTCCTCGCCTTTCTGCTCTGGCTGCACAGGCGCAAACAGCCGGCGGCATCCGTTTCTGTCAACCGGGAGTGGAAACGGCTGAATTGGTGGTATGATCGGGAGTTTTTCCTGTCCATGTGGCGGATCGCCTGGCCGATCTGCATCAGTGCGCTGGTGATCCCGATCTTCAGTCTGGTCGACTCCTTCTTGGCGATTAATATTTTCCGCTACGTCTGGCATGTGGACGGCCTGACGGCGGATACCTGGTTTGGCATTTACAGCAGGGGGGGCCCGCTCCTCCAGATGGCCAGCCTGTTCGGCTCGTCCATCGCGCTGTCGATCGTCCCGGCGATTGCCGAAGCCAAGCGGCAGGGGGATGTGGAGCGGGTGCAGACGCTGACAAAGCTGTCGCTGCGCTTTGCCTGGCTGATCGGCTTGCCCGCGGGGCTGGGCCTGACGGCGGTGGCGGAAGGGGCGAACCTCGCCCTGTATGGAGACATCGAAGGAACAAAGGCGATGGCCATTCTCGGCGTCAGTGCCATTCCGCTCTCCCTGCTCCTCGCGACCAACGGCATTCTGCAAGGTCTCGGCAAAGAAAAATGGCCGGCGAAAAACCTCGTCTGGGGCGTTTTGATTAAAATTGCCGCTACGCTTTTGTTTACATCCCTGATGGGCATCGAAGGGCTGGCCGTTTCCTGGCTGGTAGCCACCTCGATTGTTTTCCTGTTGAACATCCGTTTAATCGGTAGACTGGTTCGCATCGAGATCCACTGGAAGTTCGACACCTTGTACCCGCTGTTCGTCTCCAACCTGATGCTGCTGCTGGCGTGGGGCACGACAGAGGCTGTCGGATACCTGCTCCACTGGAAGGCGCGCATGCTAGGCGCCGCGGAAACCGTGGCAGGAGTCGGTGTCGGGCTGATCGTCTACCTGGGGCTGCTGCTGATCATACCGCTGATTCACGAAAAGGAACTGGATTGGCTCCCCGGCGGCGGCAGGCTACGCACGTTTATGAACGCCCTGCGGCGGAAGAAGCCGTCTTCGTCTGATTTGCGTTAG
- the murJ gene encoding murein biosynthesis integral membrane protein MurJ, with protein MSLIKTASMIVVLTLVGRLLGFFRTIYVNSLYGTSGVADAFNTAAQIPLTLYLIVPGAINAVLIPTMRGLLEKDDRTGTLYQRMFTIVLIVFALLSALGIVFARPIAMLLGAQDVTYPLASDPGVTINALDLTTELLRWMWPSAIFIGLAGLWSSVNNAHQHFFTPTLATVANGAVVIIAMYLLVPVYGALGLAIATTLGYLAAMLPMLVTLRQFDYRHRLAFGWKQDQSLREMGERVIPILIGAAVAQATSLLEKNFGNGLGEGKVTALTNANQLVQMPMAIFVGAFTLPLFPLLASYVKRGEMERMKETLQKGLSYLLILLLPVSVGFIVYAEPIIRLAFNRGAFDEHSVMLTAWALPFYGLALYGLAARDLITRAFYALENTRTPVIVGAIGIGVYALANYALIPLLDHGGIALGTAISAFSQAALLYLLLWRKIGTLIQRSFLWTVGKTLLGCALMAAVLLGVDPWLSALPLWLYMLLGISGAALVYFAALALLREPLVSELLMRVAKKGAKRADSP; from the coding sequence ATGAGTTTGATCAAAACAGCGTCGATGATTGTCGTCCTGACACTCGTCGGCAGGCTACTGGGCTTCTTTCGCACAATCTACGTAAATTCGCTCTACGGAACCAGCGGGGTGGCCGACGCTTTCAATACCGCGGCGCAAATCCCGCTCACCCTGTATTTGATTGTTCCCGGCGCGATCAATGCGGTGCTGATTCCCACCATGCGGGGATTGCTGGAAAAAGACGACCGGACGGGGACGCTCTACCAGCGGATGTTTACGATCGTCCTGATCGTTTTTGCCCTCCTGTCGGCGCTGGGCATCGTGTTTGCGAGACCGATCGCCATGCTGCTGGGCGCACAGGATGTCACGTACCCGCTGGCCTCTGATCCAGGGGTCACGATCAATGCGCTCGACCTGACGACGGAATTGCTCCGCTGGATGTGGCCGTCCGCCATTTTTATCGGACTGGCCGGTCTGTGGTCCAGCGTAAACAACGCCCATCAACATTTCTTTACGCCGACGCTGGCTACCGTGGCCAATGGAGCCGTCGTGATCATCGCCATGTATCTGCTCGTTCCCGTATACGGGGCGTTGGGCCTGGCGATCGCGACGACGCTCGGCTACCTCGCCGCCATGCTGCCGATGCTGGTCACGCTGAGACAGTTCGATTACCGGCACCGGCTCGCTTTTGGCTGGAAACAGGATCAATCCTTGCGGGAGATGGGGGAGCGTGTCATCCCGATCTTGATCGGCGCGGCCGTGGCACAAGCCACTTCGCTGTTGGAGAAGAACTTCGGAAATGGCCTGGGAGAAGGAAAGGTGACGGCTCTCACCAATGCCAACCAGCTCGTGCAGATGCCGATGGCGATATTCGTCGGAGCCTTCACCCTGCCGCTGTTCCCCCTGCTGGCCAGCTATGTGAAGCGAGGAGAGATGGAGCGGATGAAAGAAACGCTGCAAAAAGGGCTGTCCTACCTGCTCATCCTGCTGCTCCCGGTCTCGGTCGGGTTCATCGTTTACGCCGAGCCGATCATCCGCCTGGCGTTTAACAGGGGCGCATTTGACGAGCATTCCGTCATGCTGACGGCCTGGGCTTTGCCTTTTTACGGCTTGGCGCTGTATGGATTGGCAGCGCGGGATTTGATTACGAGGGCGTTCTACGCGCTGGAAAATACGCGGACGCCGGTCATCGTCGGAGCGATCGGCATCGGGGTCTACGCTTTGGCCAACTACGCGCTGATTCCCCTGCTGGACCACGGCGGGATCGCCCTGGGCACGGCGATATCGGCATTCAGCCAGGCGGCGCTTTTATACCTGCTGCTATGGCGCAAAATCGGCACCCTGATCCAGCGGAGCTTCCTCTGGACAGTGGGCAAAACCCTGCTCGGATGTGCTTTGATGGCAGCGGTTCTGCTCGGGGTTGATCCCTGGCTGTCCGCTTTGCCGCTGTGGCTGTACATGCTCCTCGGCATCAGCGGAGCGGCTCTGGTCTATTTCGCCGCGCTGGCGCTGCTCAGGGAGCCGCTCGTCTCCGAATTGCTGATGAGGGTGGCAAAAAAGGGCGCTAAACGCGCGGACTCGCCGTAA
- a CDS encoding 50S ribosomal protein L11 methyltransferase, with amino-acid sequence MERTWIKYTLLVDRDIEETFVGEVLESPYTLGWVEPQIEILTTENGYDYAENTEGPVIVYLFEPIQDSREEHEARLRAYIGPWGEAVSVDQAEAVAEEHDSWREEFREVRVGDWWIAPSWTMSEELQQADNVLWIDPGAAFGTGYHGTTQDILKLLQEWTPRGKRVLDIGAGSGILSLFCVKNGAAKPVWAVDINPQSDYQIRVNGANNQLADEDVRILIGDASDPAVQAALPAEVDLILLNIGGDEDVEMLPVVDKHLAREGQVILSGIVEWNRDHVVAAYERAGFSLVAEKRSDEWVTVYMERGEVLA; translated from the coding sequence ATGGAACGGACATGGATAAAGTATACATTGCTGGTAGACCGCGACATCGAAGAGACATTCGTCGGCGAGGTGCTGGAATCGCCGTACACGCTGGGCTGGGTCGAGCCGCAGATCGAGATATTGACCACGGAAAACGGATACGACTACGCCGAAAATACGGAGGGGCCGGTCATCGTCTACCTGTTTGAACCGATACAGGACAGCCGGGAGGAGCACGAAGCCAGGCTGCGGGCGTACATCGGCCCGTGGGGCGAAGCCGTGAGCGTGGACCAGGCGGAAGCGGTAGCCGAAGAACATGATTCCTGGCGGGAAGAATTTCGCGAGGTCCGGGTGGGAGACTGGTGGATCGCGCCCTCCTGGACGATGAGCGAGGAGTTGCAGCAGGCGGACAATGTGCTGTGGATCGATCCGGGGGCCGCTTTCGGAACCGGCTACCACGGGACGACACAGGATATTTTGAAGCTGCTCCAGGAGTGGACGCCGCGCGGCAAGCGCGTGCTGGATATCGGCGCGGGCTCGGGCATCCTCTCGCTGTTCTGCGTCAAAAACGGAGCGGCGAAGCCGGTCTGGGCCGTAGACATCAATCCGCAGAGCGACTACCAGATCCGCGTGAACGGAGCCAATAACCAGCTCGCCGATGAGGATGTCCGGATCTTGATCGGGGACGCATCCGATCCCGCGGTCCAGGCCGCCTTGCCCGCAGAGGTAGACCTGATCCTGCTCAATATCGGCGGAGACGAAGACGTGGAGATGCTGCCCGTCGTAGACAAACATCTCGCCAGGGAAGGCCAGGTGATTCTCTCCGGGATCGTCGAGTGGAACCGCGATCACGTCGTGGCCGCCTACGAGCGTGCCGGCTTTTCGCTGGTTGCGGAAAAAAGGAGCGACGAGTGGGTCACAGTCTACATGGAAAGAGGCGAGGTTTTGGCCTGA